A genomic window from Quercus lobata isolate SW786 chromosome 10, ValleyOak3.0 Primary Assembly, whole genome shotgun sequence includes:
- the LOC115965452 gene encoding protein SUPPRESSOR OF npr1-1, CONSTITUTIVE 1-like isoform X3: MLCLPKSRIEQLLIGIKNFDKLKIIDLSSSGFIISPNFTGVPNLEKLTLSYCQQLRELHPSVRILKKLVHFHLKSCKNLVCLPSIICSLNSLEQLDLCGCSNFDNLPENLGNLKGLKMLHLSGTAIKELPSSIAGLTALTSLILQGNLKGLKMLHLSGTAIKQLPSSIDGLTALTSLTLQYCNLKGLKMLHLSGTAIKQLPSSIDGLTALISLTLQYCNLKGLKMLHLSETAIKQLPSSIDGLTALTSLTLQYCKNLVCLPSTICSLKLLECLDLSRCLNFDNLPENLGNLKGLKMLHLSGTAIKELPSSLDGLTALTSLRLKDCKNLVCLPSTICSRKLQKCLDLSRCSNFDNLPENLGNHKGLKYLYLSGTAIKELPSSIDGLTALTSLRLKDCKNLVCLPSTICSLKLLQCLDLSGCPNCDNLLENLGNLKGLNYLYLSGTAIKELPSSIDGLTDLTSLILQGCKNLVCLLSTICSLKLLESLDLSGCSNYDNLPENLGNLKGLKELDLSKTAIKELPSSIDGLIALTSLILKDCKNLVCLPNTICSLKLLECLDLSRCSNCDNLPENLGNLKGLKELDLSETAIKELPSSIDGLIALTSLILLGCKNLVCHPNTICSLKLLECLDLSGCANCDNLPENLGNLKGLKELDLSETAIEELPSSIDGLIALTSLILQGCKNLVCLPSTICSLKLLESLDLSGWPNCDNLPENLGNLKGLMKLYLSGTAIKELPSSIDGLTALTSLRLKDCKNLVCLPSTICSLKLLQCLDLSGCSNCDNLPENLGNLKGLKELDLSETAIKELPSSIDGLIALISLILQGCKNFVCLPSTICRLKLLESLNLSGCSNFDNSPENLGNLKGLN, from the exons ATGCTTTGTTTGCCAAAGAGTAGAATTGAACAACTTTTGATAGGAATAAAG AATTTTGACAAGTTGAAGATCATCGACTTGTCTAGCTCGGGCTTTATTATATCCCCAAACTTCACTGGAGTCCCAAATCTTGAGAAATTAACTCTTTCATATTGTCAACAATTACGTGAACTTCATCCATCCGTTCGAATTCTTAAAAAGCTTGTTCATTTTCATCTAAAGTCTTGCAAAAATCTTGTGTGTCTTCCTAGTATCATTTGTAGTTTGAATTCACTTGAACAGCTTGATCTTTGTGGGTGctcaaattttgacaacttgcCGGAGAACCTAGGGAATCTCAAAGGTCTCAAGATGCTTCATTTGAGTGGAACAGCTATAAAAGAGCTGCCTTCATCAATTGCTGGTTTGACAGCTCTTACTTCATTGATTCTCCAAG GTAATCTCAAAGGTCTCAAGATGCTTCATTTGAGTGGAACAGCTATAAAACAGCTGCCTTCATCAATTGATGGTTTGACAGCCCTTACTTCATTGACTCTCCaatatt GTAATCTCAAAGGTCTCAAGATGCTTCATTTGAGTGGAACAGCTATAAAACAGCTGCCTTCATCAATTGATGGTTTGACAGCCCTTATTTCATTGACTCTCCaatatt GTAATCTCAAAGGTCTCAAGATGCTTCATTTGAGTGAAACAGCTATAAAACAGCTGCCTTCATCAATTGATGGTTTGACAGCCCTTACTTCATTGACTCTCCaatattgtaagaatcttgtgTGCCTTCCTAGTAccatttgtagtttgaaattGTTGGAATGTCTTGATCTTTCTAGATGCttaaattttgacaacttgCCAGAGAACCTAGGTAATCTCAAAGGTCTCAAGATGCTTCATTTGAGTGGAACAGCTATAAAAGAGCTGCCTTCATCACTCGATGGTTTGACAGCCCTGACTTCATTGCGTCTCAAAGATTGTAAGAATCTTGTGTGCCTTCCTAGCACCATTTGTAGTCGGAAATTGCAGAAATGTCTTGATCTTTCTAGATGctcaaattttgacaacttgcCGGAGAACCTAGGGAATCACAAAGGTCTCAAGTATCTTTATTTGAGTGGAACAGCTATAAAAGAGCTGCCTTCATCAATTGATGGTTTGACAGCCCTTACTTCATTGCGTCTCAAAGATTGTAAGAATCTTGTGTGCCTTCCTAGCACCATTTGTAGTCTGAAATTGCTGCAATGTCTTGATCTTTCTGGATGCCCAAATTGTGACAACTTGTTGGAGAACCTAGGGAATCTCAAAGGTCTCAATTATCTTTATTTGAGTGGAACAGCTATAAAAGAGCTGCCTTCATCAATTGATGGTTTGACAGACCTTACTTCATTGATTCTCCAAGGTTGTAAGAATCTTGTGTGCCTTCTTAGCAccatttgtagtttgaaattGCTGGAATCTCTTGATCTTTCTGGATGCTCAAATTATGACAACTTGCCGGAGAACCTAGGGAATCTCAAAGGTCTCAAGGAGCTCGATTTGAGTAAAACAGCTATAAAAGAGCTGCCTTCATCAATCGATGGTTTGATAGCCCTTACTTCATTGATTCTCAAAGATTGTAAAAATCTTGTGTGCCTTCCTAACAccatttgtagtttgaaattGCTGGAATGTCTTGATCTTTCTAGATGCTCAAATTGTGACAACTTGCCGGAGAACCTAGGGAATCTCAAAGGTCTCAAGGAGCTCGATTTGAGTGAAACAGCTATAAAAGAGCTGCCTTCATCAATCGATGGTTTGATAGCCCTTACTTCATTGATTCTCCTAGGTTGTAAGAATCTTGTGTGCCATCCTAACAccatttgtagtttgaaattGCTGGAATGTCTTGATCTTTCTGGATGCGCAAATTGTGACAACTTGCCGGAGAACCTAGGGAATCTCAAAGGTCTCAAGGAGCTCGATTTGAGTGAAACAGCTATAGAAGAGCTACCTTCATCAATCGATGGTTTGATAGCCCTTACTTCATTGATTCTCCAAGGTTGTAAGAATCTTGTGTGCCTTCCTAGCAccatttgtagtttgaaattGCTGGAATCTCTTGATCTTTCTGGATGGCCAAATTGTGACAACTTGCCGGAGAACCTAGGGAATCTCAAAGGTCTCATGAAGCTTTATTTGAGTGGAACAGCTATAAAAGAGCTGCCTTCATCAATCGATGGTTTGACAGCCCTTACTTCATTGCGTCTCAAAGATTGTAAGAATCTTGTGTGCCTTCCTAGCACCATTTGTAGTCTGAAATTGCTGCAATGTCTTGATCTTTCTGGATGCTCAAATTGTGACAACTTGCCGGAGAACCTAGGGAATCTCAAAGGTCTCAAGGAGCTTGATTTGAGTGAAACAGCTATAAAAGAGCTGCCTTCATCAATCGATGGTTTGATCGCCCTTATTTCATTGATTCTCCAAggttgtaaaaattttgtgtgCCTTCCTAGCACCATTTGTAGGTTGAAATTGCTGGAATCTCTTAATCTTTCTGGATGCTCAAATTTTGACAACTCGCCGGAGAACCTTGGGAATCTCAAAGGTCTCAATTAA
- the LOC115965452 gene encoding protein SUPPRESSOR OF npr1-1, CONSTITUTIVE 1-like isoform X2 encodes MLCLPKSRIEQLLIGIKNFDKLKIIDLSSSGFIISPNFTGVPNLEKLTLSYCQQLRELHPSVRILKKLVHFHLKSCKNLVCLPSIICSLNSLEQLDLCGCSNFDNLPENLGNLKGLKMLHLSGTAIKELPSSIAGLTALTSLILQGCKNLVCLPSTICSLKLRECLDLSYCSNFDNLPENLGNLKGLKMLHLSGTAIKQLPSSIDGLTALTSLTLQYCNLKGLKMLHLSGTAIKQLPSSIDGLTALISLTLQYCNLKGLKMLHLSETAIKQLPSSIDGLTALTSLTLQYCNLKGLKMLHLSGTAIKELPSSLDGLTALTSLRLKDCKNLVCLPSTICSRKLQKCLDLSRCSNFDNLPENLGNHKGLKYLYLSGTAIKELPSSIDGLTALTSLRLKDCKNLVCLPSTICSLKLLQCLDLSGCPNCDNLLENLGNLKGLNYLYLSGTAIKELPSSIDGLTDLTSLILQGCKNLVCLLSTICSLKLLESLDLSGCSNYDNLPENLGNLKGLKELDLSKTAIKELPSSIDGLIALTSLILKDCKNLVCLPNTICSLKLLECLDLSRCSNCDNLPENLGNLKGLKELDLSETAIKELPSSIDGLIALTSLILLGCKNLVCHPNTICSLKLLECLDLSGCANCDNLPENLGNLKGLKELDLSETAIEELPSSIDGLIALTSLILQGCKNLVCLPSTICSLKLLESLDLSGWPNCDNLPENLGNLKGLMKLYLSGTAIKELPSSIDGLTALTSLRLKDCKNLVCLPSTICSLKLLQCLDLSGCSNCDNLPENLGNLKGLKELDLSETAIKELPSSIDGLIALISLILQGCKNFVCLPSTICRLKLLESLNLSGCSNFDNSPENLGNLKGLN; translated from the exons ATGCTTTGTTTGCCAAAGAGTAGAATTGAACAACTTTTGATAGGAATAAAG AATTTTGACAAGTTGAAGATCATCGACTTGTCTAGCTCGGGCTTTATTATATCCCCAAACTTCACTGGAGTCCCAAATCTTGAGAAATTAACTCTTTCATATTGTCAACAATTACGTGAACTTCATCCATCCGTTCGAATTCTTAAAAAGCTTGTTCATTTTCATCTAAAGTCTTGCAAAAATCTTGTGTGTCTTCCTAGTATCATTTGTAGTTTGAATTCACTTGAACAGCTTGATCTTTGTGGGTGctcaaattttgacaacttgcCGGAGAACCTAGGGAATCTCAAAGGTCTCAAGATGCTTCATTTGAGTGGAACAGCTATAAAAGAGCTGCCTTCATCAATTGCTGGTTTGACAGCTCTTACTTCATTGATTCTCCAAGGTTGTAAGAATCTTGTGTGCCTTCCTAGCAccatttgtagtttgaaattGCGAGAATGTCTTGATCTTTCTTATTGctcaaattttgacaacttgcCGGAGAACTTAGGTAATCTCAAAGGTCTCAAGATGCTTCATTTGAGTGGAACAGCTATAAAACAGCTGCCTTCATCAATTGATGGTTTGACAGCCCTTACTTCATTGACTCTCCaatatt GTAATCTCAAAGGTCTCAAGATGCTTCATTTGAGTGGAACAGCTATAAAACAGCTGCCTTCATCAATTGATGGTTTGACAGCCCTTATTTCATTGACTCTCCaatatt GTAATCTCAAAGGTCTCAAGATGCTTCATTTGAGTGAAACAGCTATAAAACAGCTGCCTTCATCAATTGATGGTTTGACAGCCCTTACTTCATTGACTCTCCaatatt GTAATCTCAAAGGTCTCAAGATGCTTCATTTGAGTGGAACAGCTATAAAAGAGCTGCCTTCATCACTCGATGGTTTGACAGCCCTGACTTCATTGCGTCTCAAAGATTGTAAGAATCTTGTGTGCCTTCCTAGCACCATTTGTAGTCGGAAATTGCAGAAATGTCTTGATCTTTCTAGATGctcaaattttgacaacttgcCGGAGAACCTAGGGAATCACAAAGGTCTCAAGTATCTTTATTTGAGTGGAACAGCTATAAAAGAGCTGCCTTCATCAATTGATGGTTTGACAGCCCTTACTTCATTGCGTCTCAAAGATTGTAAGAATCTTGTGTGCCTTCCTAGCACCATTTGTAGTCTGAAATTGCTGCAATGTCTTGATCTTTCTGGATGCCCAAATTGTGACAACTTGTTGGAGAACCTAGGGAATCTCAAAGGTCTCAATTATCTTTATTTGAGTGGAACAGCTATAAAAGAGCTGCCTTCATCAATTGATGGTTTGACAGACCTTACTTCATTGATTCTCCAAGGTTGTAAGAATCTTGTGTGCCTTCTTAGCAccatttgtagtttgaaattGCTGGAATCTCTTGATCTTTCTGGATGCTCAAATTATGACAACTTGCCGGAGAACCTAGGGAATCTCAAAGGTCTCAAGGAGCTCGATTTGAGTAAAACAGCTATAAAAGAGCTGCCTTCATCAATCGATGGTTTGATAGCCCTTACTTCATTGATTCTCAAAGATTGTAAAAATCTTGTGTGCCTTCCTAACAccatttgtagtttgaaattGCTGGAATGTCTTGATCTTTCTAGATGCTCAAATTGTGACAACTTGCCGGAGAACCTAGGGAATCTCAAAGGTCTCAAGGAGCTCGATTTGAGTGAAACAGCTATAAAAGAGCTGCCTTCATCAATCGATGGTTTGATAGCCCTTACTTCATTGATTCTCCTAGGTTGTAAGAATCTTGTGTGCCATCCTAACAccatttgtagtttgaaattGCTGGAATGTCTTGATCTTTCTGGATGCGCAAATTGTGACAACTTGCCGGAGAACCTAGGGAATCTCAAAGGTCTCAAGGAGCTCGATTTGAGTGAAACAGCTATAGAAGAGCTACCTTCATCAATCGATGGTTTGATAGCCCTTACTTCATTGATTCTCCAAGGTTGTAAGAATCTTGTGTGCCTTCCTAGCAccatttgtagtttgaaattGCTGGAATCTCTTGATCTTTCTGGATGGCCAAATTGTGACAACTTGCCGGAGAACCTAGGGAATCTCAAAGGTCTCATGAAGCTTTATTTGAGTGGAACAGCTATAAAAGAGCTGCCTTCATCAATCGATGGTTTGACAGCCCTTACTTCATTGCGTCTCAAAGATTGTAAGAATCTTGTGTGCCTTCCTAGCACCATTTGTAGTCTGAAATTGCTGCAATGTCTTGATCTTTCTGGATGCTCAAATTGTGACAACTTGCCGGAGAACCTAGGGAATCTCAAAGGTCTCAAGGAGCTTGATTTGAGTGAAACAGCTATAAAAGAGCTGCCTTCATCAATCGATGGTTTGATCGCCCTTATTTCATTGATTCTCCAAggttgtaaaaattttgtgtgCCTTCCTAGCACCATTTGTAGGTTGAAATTGCTGGAATCTCTTAATCTTTCTGGATGCTCAAATTTTGACAACTCGCCGGAGAACCTTGGGAATCTCAAAGGTCTCAATTAA
- the LOC115965452 gene encoding protein SUPPRESSOR OF npr1-1, CONSTITUTIVE 1-like isoform X1: MLCLPKSRIEQLLIGIKNFDKLKIIDLSSSGFIISPNFTGVPNLEKLTLSYCQQLRELHPSVRILKKLVHFHLKSCKNLVCLPSIICSLNSLEQLDLCGCSNFDNLPENLGNLKGLKMLHLSGTAIKELPSSIAGLTALTSLILQGCKNLVCLPSTICSLKLRECLDLSYCSNFDNLPENLGNLKGLKMLHLSGTAIKQLPSSIDGLTALTSLTLQYCNLKGLKMLHLSGTAIKQLPSSIDGLTALISLTLQYCNLKGLKMLHLSETAIKQLPSSIDGLTALTSLTLQYCKNLVCLPSTICSLKLLECLDLSRCLNFDNLPENLGNLKGLKMLHLSGTAIKELPSSLDGLTALTSLRLKDCKNLVCLPSTICSRKLQKCLDLSRCSNFDNLPENLGNHKGLKYLYLSGTAIKELPSSIDGLTALTSLRLKDCKNLVCLPSTICSLKLLQCLDLSGCPNCDNLLENLGNLKGLNYLYLSGTAIKELPSSIDGLTDLTSLILQGCKNLVCLLSTICSLKLLESLDLSGCSNYDNLPENLGNLKGLKELDLSKTAIKELPSSIDGLIALTSLILKDCKNLVCLPNTICSLKLLECLDLSRCSNCDNLPENLGNLKGLKELDLSETAIKELPSSIDGLIALTSLILLGCKNLVCHPNTICSLKLLECLDLSGCANCDNLPENLGNLKGLKELDLSETAIEELPSSIDGLIALTSLILQGCKNLVCLPSTICSLKLLESLDLSGWPNCDNLPENLGNLKGLMKLYLSGTAIKELPSSIDGLTALTSLRLKDCKNLVCLPSTICSLKLLQCLDLSGCSNCDNLPENLGNLKGLKELDLSETAIKELPSSIDGLIALISLILQGCKNFVCLPSTICRLKLLESLNLSGCSNFDNSPENLGNLKGLN; encoded by the exons ATGCTTTGTTTGCCAAAGAGTAGAATTGAACAACTTTTGATAGGAATAAAG AATTTTGACAAGTTGAAGATCATCGACTTGTCTAGCTCGGGCTTTATTATATCCCCAAACTTCACTGGAGTCCCAAATCTTGAGAAATTAACTCTTTCATATTGTCAACAATTACGTGAACTTCATCCATCCGTTCGAATTCTTAAAAAGCTTGTTCATTTTCATCTAAAGTCTTGCAAAAATCTTGTGTGTCTTCCTAGTATCATTTGTAGTTTGAATTCACTTGAACAGCTTGATCTTTGTGGGTGctcaaattttgacaacttgcCGGAGAACCTAGGGAATCTCAAAGGTCTCAAGATGCTTCATTTGAGTGGAACAGCTATAAAAGAGCTGCCTTCATCAATTGCTGGTTTGACAGCTCTTACTTCATTGATTCTCCAAGGTTGTAAGAATCTTGTGTGCCTTCCTAGCAccatttgtagtttgaaattGCGAGAATGTCTTGATCTTTCTTATTGctcaaattttgacaacttgcCGGAGAACTTAGGTAATCTCAAAGGTCTCAAGATGCTTCATTTGAGTGGAACAGCTATAAAACAGCTGCCTTCATCAATTGATGGTTTGACAGCCCTTACTTCATTGACTCTCCaatatt GTAATCTCAAAGGTCTCAAGATGCTTCATTTGAGTGGAACAGCTATAAAACAGCTGCCTTCATCAATTGATGGTTTGACAGCCCTTATTTCATTGACTCTCCaatatt GTAATCTCAAAGGTCTCAAGATGCTTCATTTGAGTGAAACAGCTATAAAACAGCTGCCTTCATCAATTGATGGTTTGACAGCCCTTACTTCATTGACTCTCCaatattgtaagaatcttgtgTGCCTTCCTAGTAccatttgtagtttgaaattGTTGGAATGTCTTGATCTTTCTAGATGCttaaattttgacaacttgCCAGAGAACCTAGGTAATCTCAAAGGTCTCAAGATGCTTCATTTGAGTGGAACAGCTATAAAAGAGCTGCCTTCATCACTCGATGGTTTGACAGCCCTGACTTCATTGCGTCTCAAAGATTGTAAGAATCTTGTGTGCCTTCCTAGCACCATTTGTAGTCGGAAATTGCAGAAATGTCTTGATCTTTCTAGATGctcaaattttgacaacttgcCGGAGAACCTAGGGAATCACAAAGGTCTCAAGTATCTTTATTTGAGTGGAACAGCTATAAAAGAGCTGCCTTCATCAATTGATGGTTTGACAGCCCTTACTTCATTGCGTCTCAAAGATTGTAAGAATCTTGTGTGCCTTCCTAGCACCATTTGTAGTCTGAAATTGCTGCAATGTCTTGATCTTTCTGGATGCCCAAATTGTGACAACTTGTTGGAGAACCTAGGGAATCTCAAAGGTCTCAATTATCTTTATTTGAGTGGAACAGCTATAAAAGAGCTGCCTTCATCAATTGATGGTTTGACAGACCTTACTTCATTGATTCTCCAAGGTTGTAAGAATCTTGTGTGCCTTCTTAGCAccatttgtagtttgaaattGCTGGAATCTCTTGATCTTTCTGGATGCTCAAATTATGACAACTTGCCGGAGAACCTAGGGAATCTCAAAGGTCTCAAGGAGCTCGATTTGAGTAAAACAGCTATAAAAGAGCTGCCTTCATCAATCGATGGTTTGATAGCCCTTACTTCATTGATTCTCAAAGATTGTAAAAATCTTGTGTGCCTTCCTAACAccatttgtagtttgaaattGCTGGAATGTCTTGATCTTTCTAGATGCTCAAATTGTGACAACTTGCCGGAGAACCTAGGGAATCTCAAAGGTCTCAAGGAGCTCGATTTGAGTGAAACAGCTATAAAAGAGCTGCCTTCATCAATCGATGGTTTGATAGCCCTTACTTCATTGATTCTCCTAGGTTGTAAGAATCTTGTGTGCCATCCTAACAccatttgtagtttgaaattGCTGGAATGTCTTGATCTTTCTGGATGCGCAAATTGTGACAACTTGCCGGAGAACCTAGGGAATCTCAAAGGTCTCAAGGAGCTCGATTTGAGTGAAACAGCTATAGAAGAGCTACCTTCATCAATCGATGGTTTGATAGCCCTTACTTCATTGATTCTCCAAGGTTGTAAGAATCTTGTGTGCCTTCCTAGCAccatttgtagtttgaaattGCTGGAATCTCTTGATCTTTCTGGATGGCCAAATTGTGACAACTTGCCGGAGAACCTAGGGAATCTCAAAGGTCTCATGAAGCTTTATTTGAGTGGAACAGCTATAAAAGAGCTGCCTTCATCAATCGATGGTTTGACAGCCCTTACTTCATTGCGTCTCAAAGATTGTAAGAATCTTGTGTGCCTTCCTAGCACCATTTGTAGTCTGAAATTGCTGCAATGTCTTGATCTTTCTGGATGCTCAAATTGTGACAACTTGCCGGAGAACCTAGGGAATCTCAAAGGTCTCAAGGAGCTTGATTTGAGTGAAACAGCTATAAAAGAGCTGCCTTCATCAATCGATGGTTTGATCGCCCTTATTTCATTGATTCTCCAAggttgtaaaaattttgtgtgCCTTCCTAGCACCATTTGTAGGTTGAAATTGCTGGAATCTCTTAATCTTTCTGGATGCTCAAATTTTGACAACTCGCCGGAGAACCTTGGGAATCTCAAAGGTCTCAATTAA
- the LOC115964579 gene encoding TMV resistance protein N-like, whose protein sequence is MALLDMKTDSSSFPSSSSAAARWNYDVFLSFRGEDTRYNFVGHLYEALIQKGIHTFKDDKNLDRGKPISPELLKAIGESRFAIVIISKDYASSAWCLDELAHIIHCKKEMGMTTLPVFHHVDPSDIRKQLGTFEQAFIEHEKKENKERVEKWRDALREVGSLSGWHLKEYCSEIENIKDIVGCISLCLKYDELPYIAKDLVGINSRMEEFELRLALGSNDVRYIGIWGMGRMGKTTLARVVYYMVSIKFEACSFIEDVRERSERDGLVKLQQDLISDILMGTDLKIRDKYDGVIKIRNRLRCKRILLVLDDVDKLDQLKFLVGEHDWFGPGSRIIITTRDEHVLKTHEVNEIYEVDGLNGEHALQLFSSKAFQGKHVLDDYLELSKHFLNYARGLPLALEVLGSFLNGKSIAEWKSALERLKDFPERIILQALKISFDGLHDAEKEIFLHIACFLNHKGKDHVLEVLDSLGLHPVIGLKELIDKSLLKIMYKNIVWMHDLLEEMGKDIVRNECLDDPGKRSRLWCYKDIENVLKKNKGMKAVQAMHILSNYDDDEDEDEDEVKGTCWSPEAISQMYNLKFLAIDGIFHDPQHLPNSLRVLCWRYYPSNSLPSTF, encoded by the exons ATGGCTTTATTGGACATGAAAACGGACTCGTCATCTTTCCCAAGTTCTTCTTCAGCTGCTGCCCGATGGAATTATGACGTCTTTCTCAGTTTCAGAGGCGAGGACACCCGCTACAATTTTGTGGGTCATCTTTACGAAGCTTTGATACAAAAAGGCATTCACACTTTTAAAGACGATAAAAACCTTGACAGAGGAAAACCCATCTCACCAGAGCTGTTGAAAGCAATAGGGGAGTCGAGATTTGCTATCGTCATTATCTCAAAAGACTACGCATCTTCAGCTTGGTGCTTAGATGAACTTGCACACATCATTCACTGCAAGAAAGAGATGGGAATGACAACTCTGCCTGTTTTTCACCATGTGGATCCATCCGATATACGGAAACAACTGGGAACTTTTGAGcaggcatttattgaacatgaaaaaaaggagaacaaaGAGAGGGTGGAGAAATGGAGAGATGCTTTGAGAGAAGTGGGCAGCCTGAGCGGATGGCATTTAAAGGAATATTG CTCTGAGATAGAAAACATCAAAGACATCGTGGGATGTATATCGCTTTGCTTGAAATATGATGAATTACCATACATTGCCAAGGACCTAGTAGGAATAAACTCTCGAATGGAGGAATTTGAGTTGCGTTTAGCTTTAGGGTCAAACGATGTTCGCTATATAGGGATTTGGGGGATGGGGAGAATGGGCAAGACAACTCTTGCTAGAGTTGTTTATTATATGGTTTCTATTAAATTTGAAGCTTGTAGTTTTATTGAGGATGTTAGGGAAAGATCTGAAAGAGATGGTTTAGTTAAACTACAACAGGATCTTATTTCTGATATTTTGATGGGAACAGATTTGAAAATTAGAGATAAGTATGATGGAGTTATCAAGATCAGGAATAGGTTACGTTGTAAAAGGATTCTTCTTGTCCTTGATGATGTAGATAAATTGGACCAGTTGAAATTCTTAGTTGGGGAGCATGATTGGTTTGGTCCGGGCAGTAGAATTATCATAACAACAAGAGATGAGCATGTGTTGAAAACACATGAAGTAAATGAAATATATGAAGTTGATGGATTGAATGGTGAACATGCTCTTCAACTATTTTCATCAAAAGCCTTTCAAGGCAAACATGTCCTAGATGATTATTTAGAGCTGTCTaaacattttttgaattatgCTAGGGGCCTTCCATTAGCTCTTGAGGTTTTAGGTTCATTTTTGAATGGAAAAAGTATTGCTGAATGGAAAAGTGCATTAGAGAGGCTCAAAGATTTTCCTGAGAGAATCATTCTCCAAGCACTTAAAATAAGTTTCGATGGACTCCATGACGCAGAGAAGGAAATATTCCTACATATTGCATGCTTCCTTAACCACAAGGGGAAAGATCATGTATTAGAAGTACTGGATAGTCTTGGCCTTCACCCTGTCATTGGATTGAAGGAACTCATTGATAAATCCCTCTTGAAAATTATGTATAAGAATATAGTGTGGATGCATGATTTACTAGAAGAAATGGGGAAGGACATAGTTCGGAACGAGTGCCTTGATGATCCTGGGAAGCGTAGTAGATTGTGGTGTTATAAGGACATTGAAAACgtgttgaaaaaaaataag GGAATGAAAGCAGTTCAAGCCATGCATATTTTGAGtaattatgatgatgatgaagatgaagatgaagatgaagtaAAAGGGACATGTTGGAGCCCTGAGGCCATTTCACAAATGTACAATCTTAAATTTCTTGCAATTGATGGTATTTTCCATGACCCTCAACATCTTCCAAATTCTTTAAGAGTTCTTTGTTGGAGGTATTATCCTTCAAATTCTCTACCGTCAACTTTCTAG